A single Anatilimnocola floriformis DNA region contains:
- a CDS encoding GlsB/YeaQ/YmgE family stress response membrane protein, whose amino-acid sequence MDGDTLKFAQQLAHDILAWVGFGTIVGLLAKAIMPGKDPGGAVATLAMGVGGTVIGLGVLAFFYEGGRQVTPISPIGFVVATAGAFIILFFYKLLGGYWFVEGEGPIKRRPARAAPRRRAAVVYEDD is encoded by the coding sequence CGACACACTGAAGTTTGCGCAGCAACTGGCGCACGATATTCTCGCTTGGGTCGGCTTCGGCACGATCGTGGGGCTGCTCGCCAAAGCGATCATGCCCGGCAAAGATCCCGGCGGCGCAGTAGCGACACTCGCGATGGGCGTCGGCGGTACCGTGATCGGCCTCGGCGTGCTGGCCTTTTTCTACGAAGGCGGCCGGCAGGTCACACCGATCAGCCCGATCGGCTTCGTGGTGGCCACGGCGGGGGCGTTTATCATTCTGTTCTTCTACAAACTGCTCGGCGGCTACTGGTTCGTCGAAGGCGAAGGGCCGATCAAACGTCGACCCGCTCGCGCAGCCCCGCGGCGTCGCGCTGCGGTTGTTTATGAAGACGATTAA